A window of Exiguobacterium sp. FSL W8-0210 contains these coding sequences:
- a CDS encoding nucleotidyltransferase domain-containing protein, with protein MKTKWTRMEWCDWIMPLVASRYPDHCAVLLAGSHTRGQATVQSDVDLIIFEARRRQAYRESFIHDGVPIEAFVRSFETIAHFFESDRERGRPSLQRMIADSWTIEDHPRLASIRQEAAQQLADGPIAWTTSEQERARYFLSDLLDDFESVTNRAEGLAIVSRLYEQSIEFVLRANRCYIGQGKWAIRALAEFDEDYASRHTMAFELYYQSDDRREVVALVDDYLAPFGGRYFDGFTLGKR; from the coding sequence TTGAAGACTAAGTGGACACGCATGGAGTGGTGTGATTGGATCATGCCGCTCGTCGCGTCACGTTATCCGGATCATTGTGCCGTCTTACTTGCCGGTAGTCATACGCGCGGACAAGCGACCGTACAATCAGATGTCGATTTGATCATCTTTGAAGCAAGGCGAAGGCAGGCATACCGGGAATCGTTCATCCATGACGGTGTCCCGATCGAAGCATTCGTCCGTTCCTTTGAGACGATCGCGCATTTTTTCGAGAGTGACCGGGAACGTGGTCGCCCGTCCTTGCAACGCATGATTGCTGACAGTTGGACAATCGAGGATCATCCGCGACTTGCATCTATCCGTCAGGAAGCGGCTCAACAATTGGCGGACGGACCGATTGCGTGGACGACTTCGGAACAAGAGCGCGCACGTTATTTTTTAAGTGATTTGCTCGACGATTTCGAGAGTGTGACGAACCGCGCGGAAGGTCTAGCGATTGTGTCACGTTTATATGAACAGAGTATCGAGTTCGTTCTTCGCGCCAATCGTTGCTACATCGGACAAGGGAAGTGGGCGATCCGTGCTCTTGCGGAGTTTGACGAAGATTATGCTAGTCGACACACAATGGCATTCGAGTTGTACTATCAATCGGATGACCGACGAGAGGTCGTCGCGTTAGTCGATGATTATCTCGCACCATTCGGCGGGCGTTATTTTGACGGCTTTACGCTCGGGAAACGATAA